One stretch of Nitrospirota bacterium DNA includes these proteins:
- a CDS encoding DUF2281 domain-containing protein encodes MSVKEVIKKEIDNLPEDILAEVFDFIQFLESKKEKTLLTKASQKLSEASFKKVWDNDEDAVYDSL; translated from the coding sequence ATGTCTGTTAAAGAGGTAATCAAAAAAGAAATAGATAATCTGCCTGAAGATATTCTTGCAGAGGTTTTTGACTTCATCCAGTTCTTAGAATCAAAAAAGGAAAAGACTCTTCTTACAAAAGCCTCCCAGAAGCTTTCAGAAGCCTCATTTAAAAAGGTCTGGGACAACGATGAGGACGCTGTTTATGACAGCTTATGA
- the lpxI gene encoding UDP-2,3-diacylglucosamine diphosphatase LpxI (LpxI, functionally equivalent to LpxH, replaces it in LPS biosynthesis in a minority of bacteria.), with amino-acid sequence MSLKVLGLISGMGELPKAIALDAKAKGYTVVAIALTPISNVPLAGYVDVLKEVNVGRLGEIIRTLKKHNVTQAVMAGKVPKSLLYLSRIRPDLRAAKLLFSLKDRKDDSILIAVARELEKDGIRLLSITDFCASLMTPEGILTKKHPTEKEWNDIRFGFDIAKEIGRLDIGQTVVVKDRAVMAVEAIEGTDEAIRRGGKLAGKGAVVVKVSKPYQDMRFDVPTVGINTLEVMIGVKASVLAVEAGKSILLEREDFLKSANKAGIAVVGYKGKE; translated from the coding sequence ATGTCGTTAAAAGTCCTCGGTCTTATCTCAGGCATGGGCGAGCTTCCAAAGGCAATTGCCCTCGATGCAAAGGCAAAAGGCTATACAGTCGTGGCAATAGCCTTAACCCCTATTTCTAATGTTCCGCTTGCAGGCTATGTAGATGTCCTTAAAGAGGTTAATGTCGGAAGGTTAGGAGAGATAATCAGGACACTAAAGAAACACAATGTCACTCAGGCAGTGATGGCAGGAAAGGTGCCAAAATCCCTCCTTTACCTGAGTAGGATAAGGCCTGACCTTAGAGCCGCAAAACTCCTTTTTTCCCTCAAAGACAGAAAGGACGATTCAATCCTTATTGCAGTGGCAAGAGAGCTTGAAAAAGACGGTATAAGGCTTCTTAGCATCACTGATTTCTGTGCCTCTCTTATGACCCCAGAAGGCATCCTTACTAAAAAACATCCAACAGAGAAGGAATGGAATGACATAAGGTTTGGCTTTGACATTGCTAAAGAGATAGGAAGATTGGACATAGGACAGACAGTTGTCGTAAAAGACAGGGCAGTTATGGCAGTTGAGGCAATAGAAGGAACAGACGAGGCAATAAGAAGAGGTGGAAAACTTGCAGGAAAGGGTGCGGTTGTCGTAAAGGTCTCAAAGCCCTATCAGGACATGCGTTTCGATGTGCCTACTGTTGGCATTAATACACTTGAGGTCATGATAGGTGTAAAGGCAAGTGTCCTTGCAGTTGAGGCAGGCAAAAGCATACTCCTTGAAAGAGAGGATTTCTTAAAATCTGCTAATAAGGCAGGGATTGCGGTTGTGGGGTATAAGGGGAAGGAATGA
- the lpxA gene encoding acyl-ACP--UDP-N-acetylglucosamine O-acyltransferase produces METQIHPTAIVEQGVFLDEGVIVGPFSILKKGVRIGRGTQLQSNVVIEGDTEIGQNCVIYPFTSIGLPPQDLSYKDEKTSVRVGSRNIIREYITIHRASVRGDGITTIGDDNFLMAYVHIAHDCKIGSNIIMANAATLAGHVTVQDHAVMGGLTAVHQHARIGAFAMVGGFSGIAQDIPPYMMASGARAKLYGLNTVGLKRNGFSDETINELKRAYKILFRDKLTLTEAIKRVQDELPYTEEIKHLIEFIQENKRGICR; encoded by the coding sequence ATGGAAACCCAAATACACCCAACTGCAATCGTAGAGCAAGGCGTTTTCCTCGATGAAGGCGTTATAGTAGGGCCCTTTTCAATCCTCAAAAAAGGAGTAAGAATAGGCAGAGGAACTCAGCTTCAGTCCAATGTGGTTATAGAGGGAGATACCGAAATAGGACAAAACTGCGTTATATATCCATTTACGAGTATTGGACTGCCTCCTCAAGATTTAAGCTATAAGGATGAGAAGACATCTGTCAGAGTAGGCAGTAGAAACATCATCAGGGAGTATATAACCATACATAGGGCATCTGTTAGAGGAGATGGCATTACTACAATAGGGGATGACAATTTCCTTATGGCATATGTCCATATAGCCCATGACTGTAAGATTGGCTCTAACATTATAATGGCAAATGCGGCTACACTCGCAGGACATGTCACAGTCCAAGACCATGCAGTCATGGGCGGGCTCACTGCTGTTCACCAGCATGCAAGAATCGGTGCGTTTGCAATGGTAGGCGGCTTTAGCGGTATAGCACAGGACATACCGCCTTATATGATGGCATCTGGTGCGAGGGCAAAGCTCTACGGGCTTAACACAGTCGGGCTTAAAAGAAACGGGTTTTCGGATGAAACGATAAACGAGCTAAAAAGGGCATATAAGATTCTCTTCAGAGACAAACTTACCCTAACAGAGGCAATCAAAAGGGTTCAGGATGAGCTTCCATACACAGAGGAAATCAAGCACCTTATAGAGTTTATTCAGGAGAATAAGCGCGGCATATGTCGTTAA
- the fabZ gene encoding 3-hydroxyacyl-ACP dehydratase FabZ has product MIGINEIMSYLPHRYPFLLVDRIIELDKDKSITGIKNVTVNEPFFEGHFPGNPIMPGVLIIEAMAQSAGILALNSLGTTPKLVYFMSIERAKFRKPVIPGDQLILDIKVIHQRGNVWKFSGVGKVQDKVVSEAEFTAMLTEKGS; this is encoded by the coding sequence ATGATAGGGATTAATGAGATAATGAGCTACCTGCCACACAGATACCCGTTTTTGCTTGTAGACAGGATTATCGAGCTTGATAAAGACAAAAGCATAACAGGCATTAAGAATGTGACTGTGAATGAGCCTTTTTTCGAGGGACACTTTCCGGGAAACCCTATCATGCCAGGTGTGCTAATCATAGAGGCAATGGCACAGTCAGCAGGAATCTTAGCATTAAACTCCTTAGGGACAACTCCTAAGCTCGTTTACTTCATGAGCATAGAGAGGGCAAAATTCAGAAAACCAGTTATACCAGGAGACCAGCTTATATTAGATATAAAGGTCATTCATCAGAGGGGCAATGTCTGGAAGTTTTCAGGTGTTGGTAAGGTGCAAGACAAGGTCGTTTCAGAGGCTGAGTTTACTGCAATGCTCACTGAAAAGGGGTCATAA